One genomic region from Solwaraspora sp. WMMD792 encodes:
- the mshA gene encoding D-inositol-3-phosphate glycosyltransferase: MVQVGQAGPGDNPPPRPRRVATLSVHTSPLDSPGTGDAGGMNVYIVEVSRRLAEAGVEVEIFTRATAGGVPPVVEMAPGVRVRQVISGPLEPLPKEDLPAQLCAFTAGVLRAEAARAPGYYDLIHSHYWLSGQVGWLAKERWGVPLVHTAHTLAKVKNARLAAGDRPEPAPRIIGEEQVVTEADHLVANTRTEAGELIDWYGAEADRVSVVEPGVDLDRFRPGPPGREQATRAAARRRFGLPVRGHLVAFAGRIQPLKAPDVLLRAVAALRRRDPGAVADLTVVVAGGPSGTGLDQPGALIDLARSLGVEDLVRFMPPLGHTDLPALFRAADLVAVPSYNESFGLVALEAQACGTPVLAASVGGLVTAVRDGHSGMLVDGHHPDDWGRAIGDLLAAPALRDRLGRGAVEHARQFSWTRTAAGLLDVYGEAVRAYRAATAAGMSRDADALSASVG; encoded by the coding sequence GTGGTGCAGGTGGGTCAGGCCGGGCCGGGTGACAACCCGCCGCCGCGTCCCCGTCGGGTCGCGACACTGTCGGTGCACACCTCTCCGCTGGACTCGCCGGGCACCGGCGACGCCGGCGGCATGAACGTCTACATCGTCGAGGTGTCCCGGCGGCTGGCCGAGGCCGGCGTGGAGGTCGAGATCTTCACCCGGGCGACGGCGGGTGGCGTACCGCCGGTGGTGGAGATGGCACCCGGCGTACGGGTGCGGCAGGTGATCTCCGGCCCGCTGGAGCCGCTGCCGAAGGAGGACCTGCCGGCGCAGCTCTGCGCATTCACCGCCGGGGTGCTGCGGGCAGAGGCCGCCCGGGCACCCGGCTACTACGACCTGATCCACTCACACTACTGGCTCTCCGGGCAGGTCGGGTGGCTGGCGAAGGAGCGCTGGGGGGTGCCGCTGGTGCACACCGCGCACACGCTCGCCAAGGTCAAGAACGCCCGGCTGGCGGCCGGTGACCGGCCGGAGCCGGCCCCCCGGATCATCGGCGAGGAACAGGTGGTCACCGAGGCGGACCATCTGGTGGCGAACACCAGGACCGAGGCCGGCGAGCTGATCGACTGGTACGGCGCCGAGGCGGACCGGGTCTCCGTGGTCGAACCGGGCGTCGACCTGGACCGGTTCCGGCCCGGCCCGCCCGGCCGGGAACAGGCCACCCGGGCGGCCGCCCGACGGCGGTTCGGCCTGCCGGTCCGTGGCCATCTGGTGGCGTTCGCCGGCCGGATCCAGCCGCTGAAGGCGCCGGACGTGCTGCTGCGCGCGGTGGCCGCGCTGCGTCGGCGGGATCCGGGTGCGGTCGCCGATCTCACGGTGGTGGTCGCCGGCGGCCCGAGCGGCACCGGTCTGGACCAGCCGGGTGCCCTGATCGACCTGGCCAGATCGCTGGGAGTCGAGGATCTGGTGCGGTTCATGCCGCCGCTGGGCCATACCGACCTGCCGGCCCTGTTCCGGGCCGCCGACCTGGTCGCGGTGCCGTCGTACAACGAATCATTCGGCCTGGTCGCCCTGGAGGCTCAGGCCTGCGGCACGCCGGTGCTGGCCGCCTCAGTCGGTGGCCTGGTCACCGCGGTCCGCGACGGGCACAGCGGGATGCTGGTCGACGGGCACCACCCGGACGACTGGGGCCGGGCGATCGGCGATCTGCTTGCCGCTCCGGCGTTGCGGGACCGGCTCGGTCGGGGCGCGGTGGAGCACGCCCGGCAGTTCTCCTGGACACGCACTGCGGCCGGGCTGCTCGACGTTTACGGTGAGGCGGTGCGGGCGTACCGCGCGGCGACCGCCGCCGGGATGTCCCGGGACGCCGACGCCCTGTCGGCGAGCGTGGGTTGA
- a CDS encoding phosphoglyceromutase — translation MDDMTVGTLVLLRHGESEWNAKNLFTGWVDVDLTAKGEAEARRGGELLAQHNLLPDVVHTSVLRRAIRTSELALHTADRGWIPVRRSWRLNERHYGALQGKNKKQTLDEYGEEQFMLWRRSYDTPPPPIADDDDWSQVGEPRYRELPPELMPRTECLADVVRRMLPYWYDAIVPDLLAGKQVLVAAHGNSLRALVKHLDGISDEAIAKLNIPTGIPLRYDLDGALRPVNAGGDYLDPDAAAAAAAAVANQGR, via the coding sequence ATGGACGACATGACTGTGGGGACACTGGTGCTGCTCCGGCACGGCGAGAGCGAGTGGAACGCGAAGAACCTCTTCACCGGTTGGGTCGACGTGGATCTGACCGCCAAGGGCGAGGCCGAGGCGCGGCGCGGCGGTGAGCTGCTGGCGCAGCACAACCTGCTGCCGGACGTGGTGCACACCAGCGTGCTGCGGCGGGCTATCCGGACCAGCGAGTTGGCGCTGCACACCGCGGACCGGGGCTGGATCCCGGTGCGCCGGTCGTGGCGGCTCAACGAGCGGCACTACGGCGCGCTACAGGGCAAGAACAAAAAGCAGACCCTGGACGAGTACGGCGAGGAGCAGTTCATGCTCTGGCGCCGCTCCTACGACACCCCGCCGCCGCCGATCGCCGACGACGACGACTGGTCGCAGGTCGGCGAACCTCGGTACCGGGAGCTGCCGCCCGAGCTGATGCCCCGCACCGAATGCCTGGCCGACGTGGTGCGGCGGATGCTGCCGTACTGGTACGACGCGATCGTGCCGGACCTGCTCGCCGGCAAGCAGGTGCTGGTCGCGGCGCACGGCAACTCGCTGCGGGCGTTGGTGAAGCACCTTGACGGGATCTCCGACGAGGCGATCGCCAAGCTGAACATCCCGACCGGCATCCCGCTGCGCTACGACCTGGACGGCGCGCTGCGGCCGGTCAACGCCGGCGGTGACTACCTGGACCCGGACGCCGCCGCGGCAGCGGCCGCCGCGGTCGCCAACCAGGGCCGCTGA
- a CDS encoding class I SAM-dependent methyltransferase — protein MARPVGARAPDAARPVGEVTRGTTAPNRLRRADRWIAYRCGPALTDAARPPLVVDLGFGAHPVTTVELAARLRSVRPDVRVVGLEIDPDRVAAAAPAAAPPQLTFGRGGFELAGLRPVLVRAFNVLRQYAEPDVAAAWATMRAALAPGGLLVEGTCDEPGRVCSWVLLDATGPVSLTLAGRLATLAGPAGDGPAVLAERLPKALIHRNVPGERVHALLRALDESWRAAAGYAPYGPRQRWLRTVAAVRDGGWPVLDRPARWRLGELTVPWSAVAPADGATVESGRRVG, from the coding sequence ATGGCCCGACCGGTCGGAGCCCGCGCGCCCGACGCGGCCCGGCCGGTCGGCGAGGTCACCCGGGGCACTACCGCACCGAACCGCCTCCGCCGGGCCGACCGGTGGATCGCGTACCGCTGCGGGCCGGCACTGACGGACGCAGCCCGGCCACCGCTGGTGGTCGACCTCGGTTTCGGCGCCCACCCGGTGACCACCGTCGAGCTGGCCGCCCGGCTGCGGTCGGTGCGACCGGACGTGCGGGTGGTCGGCCTGGAGATCGACCCGGACCGGGTCGCGGCGGCGGCTCCGGCCGCCGCGCCGCCACAACTGACCTTCGGCCGGGGTGGATTCGAGCTGGCCGGGCTCCGGCCGGTGCTGGTCCGCGCGTTCAACGTACTGCGCCAGTACGCCGAACCCGACGTCGCGGCGGCGTGGGCGACGATGCGCGCCGCGCTCGCTCCCGGAGGTTTGCTGGTCGAGGGGACCTGTGACGAACCGGGCCGGGTCTGCTCCTGGGTGCTGCTCGACGCCACCGGGCCGGTCTCGCTGACCCTGGCCGGCCGGTTGGCGACGCTGGCCGGCCCGGCCGGCGACGGGCCGGCGGTGCTCGCCGAACGGCTGCCGAAGGCGCTGATCCACCGCAACGTGCCGGGCGAGCGGGTGCACGCGCTGCTGCGGGCGCTCGACGAGAGCTGGCGGGCGGCGGCCGGCTACGCACCGTACGGGCCACGGCAGCGCTGGCTGCGCACGGTGGCGGCGGTGCGCGACGGCGGCTGGCCGGTGCTGGACCGACCGGCGCGGTGGCGGCTCGGCGAGTTGACCGTGCCCTGGTCGGCGGTGGCCCCGGCCGACGGCGCAACGGTCGAATCCGGCCGGCGGGTCGGCTAG
- a CDS encoding SDR family oxidoreductase codes for MTPIAIVTGASSGIGAATARRLAAEGFHVVAAARRGDRLADLVDSIRDNGGAATAVTCDVTDDGSVAGLVQAVSGLARQGDRSGRVTLLVNNAGGARGLDPVESAPVADWRWMYEVNVLGTLRVTQALLPALTASGAGTVVVIGSTAGQVVYEGGGGYTAAKHGQTALAETLRLELCGRPVRVVEIDPGMVRTDEFSVNRFGGDTARADAVYAGVAEPLVADDIADCVAWCATRPQHVNVDRLVVRPLAQAAQHKVHRVLPG; via the coding sequence ATGACACCGATCGCCATCGTCACCGGAGCGTCCAGCGGAATCGGCGCGGCAACCGCCCGCCGGCTGGCCGCCGAGGGCTTCCACGTGGTCGCCGCCGCCCGCCGCGGCGACCGGCTCGCCGACCTGGTCGACTCGATTCGCGACAACGGCGGGGCCGCCACCGCGGTGACCTGCGACGTCACCGACGACGGATCGGTGGCCGGGTTGGTGCAGGCGGTCAGCGGGTTGGCTCGGCAGGGTGACCGGTCCGGGCGGGTCACCCTGCTGGTGAACAACGCCGGCGGGGCGCGCGGGCTGGACCCGGTCGAGTCCGCACCGGTGGCCGACTGGCGGTGGATGTACGAGGTGAACGTGCTCGGCACGCTGCGGGTCACCCAGGCTCTGCTGCCGGCGCTGACCGCCAGCGGGGCCGGCACCGTCGTGGTGATCGGCTCCACCGCCGGGCAGGTCGTCTACGAGGGCGGTGGCGGCTACACCGCCGCCAAGCACGGCCAGACCGCGCTGGCCGAGACGCTCCGACTGGAGCTGTGCGGCCGGCCGGTCCGGGTGGTCGAGATCGATCCGGGCATGGTGCGTACCGACGAGTTCAGCGTGAACCGGTTTGGCGGGGACACCGCACGGGCCGACGCGGTCTACGCCGGGGTGGCCGAGCCGCTGGTCGCCGACGACATCGCGGACTGCGTCGCCTGGTGCGCCACCCGGCCGCAGCACGTCAACGTGGACCGGCTGGTGGTCCGCCCGTTGGCCCAGGCAGCGCAGCACAAGGTGCACCGGGTGCTGCCCGGGTGA
- a CDS encoding ABC transporter substrate-binding protein, translated as MGANSRRRLVTATAAAVTVLAAATGCGGDEAADDGTITLTVDVFGQFGYEELYKQYEAENPGIKIVERGTGTNLDEYSPKLTQWLAAGKGAGDIVAIEEGLLIEYKANPQNFVNLLDHGAAELEGNFMPWKWDQALTADGSQLIGLGTDVGGMAMCYRTDLFEAAGLPTDRDEVSALWPTWQDYISVGEQFVEADTGASFLDAATQTFNTIVLQTAGAAEGYHYYDLDDNLVVDTNPAVKQAWDITMDIIDSDLSGKYGAWSDEWVAAFKQAKFATIACPAWMTGVIEGNAGPEAAGKWDIAKVPGDGGNWGGSHLAVPAQSEHQEEAVKLVKFLTSPEGHIGAFKAKGPLPSSPQALDDPAILEATSEYFNDAPIGQIFGEGAKNLKPVYMGPKNQAVRTEVENAVRTVELGQRTPDEGWTDAVNNAKTAAEK; from the coding sequence ATGGGCGCCAATTCACGCCGTCGGCTGGTCACCGCGACCGCCGCCGCGGTCACCGTACTCGCCGCAGCCACCGGCTGCGGCGGCGACGAAGCCGCCGACGACGGCACCATCACCCTGACCGTCGACGTCTTCGGCCAGTTCGGCTACGAGGAGCTGTACAAGCAGTACGAGGCCGAGAACCCGGGCATCAAGATCGTCGAACGGGGCACCGGCACCAACCTCGACGAGTACTCCCCCAAGCTGACCCAGTGGCTGGCCGCCGGCAAGGGCGCCGGCGACATCGTCGCCATCGAGGAGGGCCTGCTGATCGAGTACAAGGCCAACCCGCAGAACTTCGTGAACCTGCTTGACCACGGTGCCGCCGAGCTCGAAGGCAACTTCATGCCGTGGAAGTGGGACCAGGCGCTGACCGCCGACGGCAGCCAGCTGATCGGGCTCGGCACCGACGTCGGCGGCATGGCGATGTGCTACCGCACCGACCTGTTCGAGGCCGCCGGGCTGCCGACCGACCGCGACGAGGTCTCCGCGCTCTGGCCGACCTGGCAGGACTACATCTCCGTCGGCGAGCAGTTCGTCGAGGCCGACACCGGCGCGTCGTTCCTGGACGCGGCGACCCAGACGTTCAACACGATCGTGCTGCAGACCGCTGGCGCCGCCGAGGGCTACCACTACTACGACCTCGACGACAACCTCGTCGTCGACACCAACCCGGCCGTCAAGCAGGCCTGGGACATCACCATGGACATCATCGACTCCGACCTGAGCGGCAAGTACGGCGCCTGGTCCGACGAGTGGGTGGCCGCGTTCAAGCAGGCCAAGTTCGCCACCATCGCCTGCCCGGCCTGGATGACCGGCGTGATCGAGGGCAACGCCGGCCCGGAGGCGGCCGGCAAGTGGGACATCGCCAAGGTGCCCGGCGACGGCGGCAACTGGGGCGGGTCGCACCTGGCCGTGCCGGCGCAGAGCGAGCACCAGGAGGAAGCCGTCAAGCTGGTCAAGTTCCTGACCAGCCCGGAGGGGCACATCGGGGCGTTCAAGGCCAAGGGCCCGCTGCCGTCGTCGCCGCAGGCGCTCGACGACCCGGCGATCCTGGAGGCGACCAGCGAGTACTTCAACGACGCCCCGATCGGGCAGATCTTCGGTGAGGGCGCCAAGAACCTCAAGCCGGTCTACATGGGACCCAAGAACCAGGCGGTCCGCACCGAGGTGGAGAACGCCGTCCGTACGGTCGAGCTGGGTCAGCGTACGCCCGACGAGGGCTGGACCGACGCGGTGAACAACGCCAAGACGGCGGCCGAGAAGTGA
- a CDS encoding maleylpyruvate isomerase N-terminal domain-containing protein has protein sequence MSRLHGSKDFWLGALRADGSAFRAAVAQAPLDAPVPSCPDWTVVDLVHHLGIVYMWVRETVSRGVADPREERPPAAAKPDGAEAVGWWQQEYDALVTLLDGLDPELPAWNWAPQAKKVGFWVRRVAHETAVHRWDAQTAVVGVEPVEAKLAVDGISEVLDTWLPAGRRRNHQPAYGVTHLVATDADQEWYVRLRGEGMALLDTDTILDSDDHHTRTLATGTASDLLLGLWGRVQFDVLDVSGDAALLDALRVG, from the coding sequence ATGAGCAGGCTGCACGGCTCCAAGGACTTCTGGCTCGGCGCACTGCGGGCGGACGGTTCGGCGTTCCGGGCGGCGGTCGCCCAGGCGCCGCTGGACGCGCCGGTGCCGTCCTGCCCGGACTGGACGGTGGTCGACCTGGTGCACCACCTCGGCATCGTGTACATGTGGGTGCGGGAGACCGTGTCGCGCGGTGTCGCCGACCCGAGGGAGGAGCGGCCGCCGGCCGCCGCCAAACCCGACGGGGCCGAAGCGGTCGGCTGGTGGCAGCAGGAGTACGACGCGCTGGTCACCCTGCTGGACGGGCTCGACCCGGAACTGCCGGCATGGAACTGGGCGCCGCAGGCCAAGAAGGTCGGCTTCTGGGTACGGCGGGTAGCGCACGAGACCGCGGTGCACCGCTGGGACGCGCAGACGGCGGTCGTCGGGGTGGAGCCGGTCGAAGCGAAACTGGCGGTGGACGGGATCAGCGAGGTGCTGGACACCTGGCTGCCGGCGGGCCGGCGGCGCAACCACCAGCCGGCGTACGGGGTGACGCATCTGGTGGCGACCGACGCCGATCAGGAGTGGTACGTCCGGTTGCGGGGCGAGGGAATGGCGCTGCTGGACACCGACACGATCCTCGACTCCGATGATCACCACACCCGGACCCTGGCCACCGGCACCGCGAGTGACCTGCTCCTCGGGCTCTGGGGTCGGGTGCAGTTCGACGTGCTGGACGTCTCCGGCGACGCGGCACTGCTGGACGCGCTGCGGGTCGGCTGA
- a CDS encoding UDP-N-acetylmuramate dehydrogenase — MPDVSAHAPSAEDPTALAPLARYTTLALGGPADRLVTATTADELTEAVRDAGRRGEQTLLLSGGSNVVVGDDGFPGTVILVRSTGFQVVAEEPARAGGPATVTIRVEAGEPWDDLVAATVAAGWSGVECLSGIPGAAGATPIQNVGAYGQEVAETVQAVHVHDRLTDERYALSAADCRFAYRDSLFKRNDRYLVLAVDFRLARSELSTPVRYAELARSLGVAVGDRVPLADARAAVLRLRAGKGMVLDATDPDTRSVGSFFTNPVLDAAAARRFHARVAAAGTGEPATWPVAGGDSVKVSAAWLIDKAGYGKGYPGGDAPVAISSKHTLALTHRGGGSTAALLDLAGTIRDGVRDRFGVTLHPEPVLVNCSFD, encoded by the coding sequence GTGCCTGACGTTAGTGCCCACGCGCCATCTGCTGAAGACCCGACGGCCCTTGCGCCGTTGGCACGCTATACCACGCTCGCCCTCGGCGGCCCGGCCGACCGGCTGGTCACCGCGACCACCGCCGACGAGTTGACCGAGGCGGTCCGGGACGCCGGCCGGCGCGGCGAGCAGACTCTGCTGCTCAGCGGCGGCAGCAACGTGGTGGTCGGCGACGACGGCTTCCCCGGCACGGTGATCCTGGTCCGCTCCACCGGGTTCCAGGTGGTCGCCGAGGAACCGGCGAGGGCTGGTGGTCCGGCCACCGTCACCATCCGGGTCGAGGCCGGCGAGCCGTGGGACGACCTGGTCGCCGCCACCGTCGCCGCCGGCTGGTCCGGGGTGGAGTGCCTGTCCGGCATCCCCGGGGCGGCCGGTGCCACCCCGATCCAGAACGTCGGCGCCTACGGTCAGGAGGTCGCCGAGACCGTGCAGGCCGTGCACGTGCACGACCGGCTCACCGACGAGCGGTACGCGTTGTCCGCCGCCGACTGCCGGTTCGCCTACCGGGACAGCCTGTTCAAACGCAACGACCGCTACCTGGTGCTGGCGGTGGACTTCCGACTGGCCCGCAGCGAGCTGTCCACCCCGGTGCGCTACGCCGAGTTGGCCCGCAGCCTCGGTGTCGCCGTCGGTGACCGGGTGCCGCTGGCCGACGCCCGTGCCGCGGTGCTGCGGCTACGGGCCGGCAAGGGGATGGTGCTCGACGCCACCGACCCGGACACCCGCTCGGTGGGCTCGTTCTTCACCAACCCGGTGCTGGACGCCGCCGCCGCGCGGCGGTTCCACGCCCGGGTCGCCGCGGCCGGGACGGGCGAGCCGGCGACCTGGCCGGTCGCCGGTGGCGACTCGGTCAAGGTCAGCGCGGCCTGGCTGATCGACAAGGCCGGGTACGGCAAGGGCTACCCGGGCGGCGACGCGCCGGTCGCCATCTCCAGCAAGCACACCCTGGCGCTCACCCACCGGGGCGGCGGCAGCACCGCCGCGCTGCTCGACCTGGCCGGCACCATCAGAGACGGGGTCCGCGACCGGTTCGGCGTGACCCTGCACCCGGAGCCGGTCCTGGTCAACTGCTCGTTCGACTAG
- the phoU gene encoding phosphate signaling complex protein PhoU: MREEFQAELQEISELLVSMAEAAQTALRRATGALLTADREAGELVLVNDAEIDALYRTVEERVSDLLARQAPVASDLRMAITALHVASGLERMGDLADHVAKTALRRHPSPAVPAELRGVFSEMAEVADRMIAKVVGVLRTPDAETAAELDSDDDAMDELHRKLFRVLLGKDWPYGAETAIDGALLGRFYERYADHAVNAGRRVVYHVTGVNPND; encoded by the coding sequence ATGCGCGAGGAGTTCCAGGCCGAGCTGCAGGAAATCAGCGAGCTGCTGGTATCGATGGCGGAAGCCGCTCAGACGGCGCTGCGCCGGGCGACCGGCGCGCTGCTCACCGCCGACCGCGAAGCCGGCGAGCTGGTACTGGTCAACGATGCCGAGATCGATGCCCTCTACCGCACGGTGGAGGAGCGGGTGAGCGATCTGCTGGCCCGGCAGGCGCCGGTCGCCTCCGACCTGCGGATGGCGATCACCGCGCTGCACGTGGCCTCCGGGTTGGAGCGGATGGGCGACCTCGCCGACCACGTGGCCAAGACCGCACTGCGGCGACACCCGTCACCAGCGGTCCCGGCCGAGCTACGCGGAGTCTTCTCGGAGATGGCCGAGGTCGCCGACCGCATGATCGCCAAGGTGGTCGGGGTGCTGCGTACCCCGGACGCGGAGACCGCAGCCGAGCTCGACAGCGACGACGACGCGATGGACGAACTGCACCGCAAGCTGTTCCGGGTGCTGCTGGGCAAGGACTGGCCGTACGGTGCGGAGACCGCCATCGACGGCGCGCTGCTGGGCCGGTTCTACGAGCGGTACGCCGACCACGCGGTCAACGCCGGCCGGCGGGTCGTCTACCACGTGACCGGGGTGAACCCGAACGACTGA
- a CDS encoding YbjN domain-containing protein, producing MSGRAEVAALIEAVCADRELSWEPTGDLSYAVTLPGTHKLKTVCNLIVGEQALRIEAFVMRQPDERRTELWTWLLQRNARMYGVAFSIDAVGDIYLTGRVGLAGITEDELDRILGSVLTYADESFDAMLEIGFGSAIRREWEWRVKRGESVANLRAFTHLFDDKTPEDPGL from the coding sequence ATGAGCGGACGAGCCGAGGTGGCGGCGCTGATCGAGGCGGTCTGCGCCGATCGCGAGCTGAGCTGGGAACCGACCGGTGACCTGTCGTACGCGGTGACGTTGCCGGGCACCCACAAGCTGAAGACGGTGTGCAATCTGATCGTCGGCGAGCAGGCGCTGCGAATAGAAGCATTCGTGATGCGGCAGCCCGATGAACGGCGTACTGAGTTGTGGACCTGGCTGCTGCAACGCAACGCCCGGATGTACGGTGTCGCCTTTTCGATCGACGCGGTCGGCGACATCTACCTTACCGGTCGTGTCGGGCTGGCCGGAATCACCGAAGACGAACTGGACCGGATACTCGGCTCGGTGCTCACCTATGCCGACGAGTCATTCGACGCGATGCTGGAGATCGGCTTCGGTTCGGCGATCCGCCGCGAGTGGGAATGGCGGGTCAAGAGAGGTGAATCGGTGGCGAACCTGCGCGCCTTCACGCACCTTTTCGACGACAAGACGCCGGAGGATCCAGGTTTGTAG
- a CDS encoding ATP-binding protein, giving the protein MDWAVLAGGAAVGTGGGLVAGLLLARARARQLASAPVEHRGGQRTSSNGRPQIVANDAAAAPPAPDRSLIDSLARRSLDSLRVGVVVLDDTDMPVLVNPAARAMGMLRAGPTPGSVTAHPIIRTLAGQVRRTGVRREVELDLPRGREGGTQDPLGVHLRAVGLRGNHVAVEAADVTESHRVARVRRDFVANVSHELKTPIGALQLLAEALLDATDPDSAVTDPTEDVAAARRFAERIQHESTRLGRLVNELLELTRLQGAEPLPAPDPIAVDWVLAEVVDRTRTPAAARRIEVTVTGERGLTVYGRDSQIATAVANLVENAIAYSGEDTRVTVTASRADEYVDIAVADQGIGIAPDEVDRIFERFYRADQARSRSTGGTGLGLAIVKHIVTNHGGRVEVSSTLGGGSTFTLRLPASPPDAALPLPESVEIDTGPAAHEQV; this is encoded by the coding sequence GTGGATTGGGCGGTTCTGGCCGGCGGTGCGGCCGTCGGCACTGGCGGCGGGCTCGTCGCCGGTCTGCTCCTGGCGCGAGCCCGGGCACGACAACTGGCATCCGCCCCGGTCGAACACCGGGGCGGGCAGCGTACGTCCAGCAACGGGAGGCCGCAGATCGTCGCGAACGACGCCGCTGCGGCACCCCCGGCCCCGGACCGCAGCCTCATCGACTCGTTGGCCCGCCGGAGCCTGGACTCGTTGCGGGTCGGCGTGGTGGTGCTCGACGACACCGACATGCCGGTGCTGGTCAACCCGGCGGCCCGGGCGATGGGCATGCTCCGGGCCGGGCCGACGCCGGGCAGCGTCACCGCGCACCCGATCATCCGTACCCTGGCCGGGCAGGTCCGCCGCACTGGCGTGCGTCGCGAAGTGGAGCTTGACCTGCCCCGGGGCCGCGAAGGCGGCACCCAGGACCCGCTCGGGGTGCATCTGCGGGCCGTCGGCCTGCGCGGCAACCACGTGGCGGTCGAAGCCGCCGACGTCACCGAGTCGCACCGGGTGGCCCGGGTCCGCCGGGACTTCGTCGCCAACGTCAGCCATGAGCTGAAGACCCCGATCGGCGCCCTGCAGCTGCTCGCCGAGGCGTTGCTGGACGCCACCGACCCGGACAGCGCGGTCACCGACCCGACCGAGGACGTGGCCGCCGCCCGCCGGTTCGCCGAACGGATTCAGCACGAGTCGACCCGGCTCGGCCGGCTGGTCAACGAGCTGCTCGAACTCACCCGCCTGCAGGGAGCCGAGCCGCTGCCGGCCCCCGACCCGATCGCTGTCGACTGGGTGCTGGCCGAGGTCGTGGACCGGACCCGTACCCCGGCCGCAGCCCGCCGGATCGAGGTGACGGTGACGGGCGAGCGCGGGCTGACCGTGTACGGTCGCGACAGCCAGATCGCCACCGCGGTGGCGAACCTGGTGGAGAACGCGATCGCCTACTCCGGGGAGGACACCCGGGTCACGGTGACCGCCTCCCGGGCCGACGAATACGTCGACATCGCCGTCGCGGACCAGGGCATCGGCATCGCCCCCGACGAGGTCGACCGGATCTTCGAGCGGTTCTACCGGGCTGACCAGGCACGCTCGCGCAGCACCGGCGGCACCGGGCTGGGCCTGGCCATCGTCAAGCACATCGTCACCAACCATGGCGGTCGGGTCGAGGTGTCCAGCACGCTGGGTGGAGGGTCGACGTTCACGCTGCGGCTGCCTGCCAGCCCGCCGGACGCCGCACTGCCGCTACCCGAATCGGTTGAGATCGACACCGGTCCGGCCGCGCACGAGCAGGTCTGA